From the genome of Cololabis saira isolate AMF1-May2022 chromosome 1, fColSai1.1, whole genome shotgun sequence:
TACTTGAAGAGGCAGACGGTGGTAGCTTGCTTCCTGCTCCCCCTAAATGATGATGCTGGTGGTGAGCCTGCTCCTGCAGACGCTGCATGGCGCCTGGGTCATTGACCACTGCAGCAGCTGCCTCTGGACCATACCTAGAAAGGTACATATTCACTTTAAAACAAACAGAGCATTTGATCCCACATGATTACATTACATATTGTATactgttcttttcttttgtcttgCATGCGTTTTAATTTATGTAGTATGACCCAAAACCTTTGTAAAACAAAGTTGTGGGAAAATTATTGACAGTTTTGCTTGGCATTACAGTAAATGAGGCTTTTTGGAAATTTACTACTAATGAACTTATGctcacagtatatatatatatatatatatatatatatatatatatatatatatatatatatatatatatatatattttatatttatataaataaatgtattaattatCTTATGAGGATGTGATAGTAGGGGccatcaaatttattttgaCTAAAGCATCCCAGGTGCCGGAAAGAAAATGAGTtataatagtataaaataatttCGCACCTCATCTCGAGGATTGTTTTCTTCACACTTAtcgctttttccttttcttcgtGGATGCGTCGCCGCCTGAGACAGTAATAGACAAATCCAAGGACAATGACCATGCCAAACAAGCATCCCAGAATTGTCATGATATAGTGGGTAGTTGTTGATGGATTCGTTCTCTGGTCCTCTGGCCCCATAGCCCGTGTGGTAAAGGACAGACAGGTGTGGTTGTAGCGCTGAGATTTACTTGCAGAAGCCACACAAAGAGTGTAGTTGGTGTGAGGCTTTAGCTTATCCAGGGTAATTATCTCATTCTTATTTTTAAGGGGCCTGATGTCTGCCACATAAGTGTGGTTGTACTGGGAGAGGATATACATCTTACTGTATGGTCGTGGAATTTGCACCATCACAGAAGCCGTAAAGAAGGAGACTGTTTGAAGCTTCATAGAAATCTGATGGTTATAACTGGGGTCAGCAGTGGACAATGGTGTTGGCTGGTGGTTCAGACCTTGGTCTGAGTTGTCTAAACCCAGCCCTGAGCCATCTGCATCCGGCATCTGGGAAGTCATCCCTGGAATAATGACACCATCACGACAAATCGATAAAAGAACGTAACGAGCATTTCTACCATGTCCAGCCACTGGACTCAGGAGTGGGTAACCAGTCATTTCTTGAGGAGTTTCACACTGGAGACGGTCGTAGGTGTGGGTCACATTGTTAAACTCCTCCAGCCATGTTAGAAAGCTGTAGAGTTCACAGCCACAGTGGAATGGGTTGCCAGCTAATTCACACACCATCAGCCTGCTGAGAACAGTGAAGGTAGATGGGTCAAGACGAGCCAACTTATTAGAAGATAAGTCCAGGCTGCTGAGATTTGGGCACTCCCAGAAAGCATTGGTGGCAATGACCTCAATGAGATTGTGTTGCAAGAAGAGGCACTGCATTCGACCCAGACCCCTCAACATGCCCTCGGTTAAGTTGGTCATTTTGTTGTAGCCTAGCTGGAGAACCTGATGAAGAAAGACACAGTAGCCCATCTTAGTATTCACCAGAATAAGAATCGACAAAGATAACTGCTTTTCATTTGGTAGGTCTGGGATACATTCTCAGCTCAATTAGTTTTAAAATAGTCTAATGCATTATGCAGCCAACATGTAAATActggataaaaacaacaacattgcaaaaaaaagtaaaggaTGGATAAATTGATACATCCAGATTAGGGCTAGGGCATTGCCCATTGCATGACAAGCGTCAAGCCTGCTCTCCCAAAtaagatttaaaataaaaatgccacATTTACAGTATATGAATGCATAAATACATTATGCATTTATATAAACAGTATTTTTTGGTACAGTATTATCTatgaatttcatttatttacaagttTATATCAACTGTTTAGTTATATCTAGTGGCAATGTTGCAACAAGCACatagaaaaaaaactactttgGAAGTCGAAAATAAGAAAAGGTACACCTCACAAAAACAGATTTCTTCATTGGTTGCACACCTGTAGGTTTGCTTGTCCAGCAAAAGCCCCATCTTCAATGTAGCTGATCTCATTCTTGGTTAGATTGAGGTCGGTTAAGTTCGCAAAGCGGAACATGGAGGCAAAAAGCACTGCCTTGAGTTTGTTCTCATTCAGCCTCAGGTCATGAACCTAACAGATACAAGAGAACAGAGGTAACGTCATCttgctttttattctttttggctttgttgtttttctctggtCTCAATCTGTCCTTTGCCTCTTCCCAGATCCACCTGGTCATGTGTTTATCCCTAATTCATCCTGCTCTGCCAGCTTTTCTATGTTCCAAATATCCTAAAACATGATCTTAATTTCTAGGCAATACCCTATGTTTTTTCACTGCTTTTCcaccagattttttttctcttaagacTTACATTGATATCCCCTCAGAgaactggggcctcatgtacaaagagtgcatggTTTTCATTGTGAATCATTGCGTGGAAATgtgtacgcaaaaaaaaaaaaaaaaatcgcattCCCAAATCtgtgtacgcccaaatccacgcacgtttctttgaacatcacaattaatgtggaattgagcgcacatgcgggagcacaacactccgggCTGTCTCCTCCATCAAGTAGatcaatttgaatatgataatgaggataaacatacattaaaaaacgctcatccttacaaggaacttgcaaaaataagtgaaaaagaataataaaaaaaaaacatcaaccatGAGCTGGATTTaagatgtaaaagaaaaaaacaaagtaacATGCTGTAGTGTTGACCGCATTGCACTATGGGTGTCaatgttctttgctttgtgttgcgttcagTTAATAGTCACCATTACTTAAGTTGGTGGGATGAATAAATTCCTCGTTCCATCTTACTGTCGCTTATTATATGGTAACGGATTAAGCCCAATGCAAATGTGTATtgagtcctgcagcacctgcagccgactcgataTAAGACTCGTTAAAAACGTTATTCATATATTGCTGAGTCACAttagttcgtaccaaccaatcTTTAAAGGATATGTTGGTTTTAtcttaaaagacaactttagggAACCAGTTCTTTGTTtcaaattgtgttttaatgtttttctgttcagacacagttatgggatattttaaggatctggcttttatctcgagtagtcgtcccatacggtcgtcaagGCGACTGAGAGATGACTGAGAGATGCAATGGAGAGCCACCATAATACTATATATGGCAATTGATACAAGCAAAATTGAACACAATTTTATagattttggtttattgtgatGTATTTTGAAGATGGTTTGAAATATCTCCTCTTACTTTacatatcctttttttttacatcattaCAGCAGCCAAACTTTATAGTAGATGTATGCATTTTTAGCTttttaaaaatagtttaatGTCAacaaggagcttgaggcaggatttatgaaaaaaatgtgtatagttttaagttttctagtaataatttcagatgaagcgttccaaaccaaaaagaatgagccctctagcgtatctgtccgttgccttgaacaggctgtgtgctgcaaaatgcgctgcaattcctggctgcagtaaccccgacggtcgtcgtggcgctaatgagtctcatttcttattcttacctcaagctcctttaagactgTAAAACTAAAAATCATCAAAGTGAGGCACCCTATCATTCACTTGCATATGTAAAACACTAACAGTGACAGTTAAAGCATTTAAGACTAAGCCTGACAGAATTGGCTTTCGAGGTATATAAGCAATACTGATAGATAAACTCATACTGACCGTACTGTTGATGTGCTGGGGGATAGTCTCGTACGGAGGCTGGTTCTGACTGCAGATAGCCAACCAAACGTAACCTTTATCCCCCTCTATCAGCCAGCAGTCCCCTTTCACCGCACCAGGCAGGTGGAGTAGCAACAGTGCAGGAAGGAGCAGGGAAAAGAGCAGGGTGGGGGACAGAAAGGACAAACAGAGTCTCCTGGCCATAGTTTTAAGTGGGGTGTTTGAAGTCACCtcagaggaaaggaggaaataaAAAGGAACTTGAAGGGAGAAAGGTAGATGCAACAGTTTAAGTCAGGTGAAGCGGGTCAAATCTGAGCAGAGAAGGGAAAATGGAAGGGCTTCTTCTTAATAATTAGAGCGTAGGTAAAAAAGCCAGTCTTGTCCCCATTTTAGGTGTTCCACATCAAAGGATTTTGAAGACTGTCACCGGAGCAGGAACTCATGGCCCCGACAATGGGATATCTTGGTAACACAGATAAGGAAGGTTGGGTGTCTGCattaaacagaaacaaagagaaggaagagagaacaatataaatactaaatatatatatatatatatatatatatatatatatatatatatatacatatacacacacatacatacatacatacatacatacatacatacatacatacatacatacatacatacatacatacatacatacatacatacatacatacatacatacatacatacatacatacatacatacatacatacatacatacatacatacatacatatatatatatatatatatatatatatatatatatatatacatatacacacacatacatacatacatacatacatacatacatacatacatacatacatacatacatacatacatacatacatacatacatacatacatacatacatacatacatacatacatacatacatacatacatacatacatatatatatacattaaaaaaaaattaggacAAAGCAAAACCTTTGAAAACAtctcaaatatttttaattAGACGCATGCATGTCTAATTGCTATAGGCAAGAAAAAGTGTTAATGCCAATGCTACCCAATCCTTTCAAGTTAATGCTCCACCTTATTAAATCCAGTAAGTGCCATGGTTATTTTATTAAGTCTTAATGAAGCCTAGGAAAGatacaattatttttttctgctcTATTATTATTCTAGTTCACTACCAATCTCATTTGAGAGGAAATTGCATCTCCTTTACTTTGATATTAGCATTTGATACTGAAACCATAAACTGCCACGACAACGCAAGCAGCATGGTTTTGCCGTGGTGTTTGAGTAAATGTCCACaataattgtttgttttcacctgAAATTCAGTTAATTCAGCGTTGGTGTACATGTAATAAAACAACCACTATAATAACAACGTAAACAGTTTGAAACAGAGAGAGATGTAAAGTGGAAAACAGAGAAGGGTTGCTGTAATTTGCTAGTTTATAGGTATACAGGACACAAGCTGATATCCACATTAATTAAGGGATTAACCATGGATTAGGTTCTAATCTATCGTAAAATATTATATATCTCATCAACACAGcgtcaactgtttttttttgtcatcttaATTTGATTGCAAAGTTTTGATTCCTTCCAAGGGAAAACTTGAATGACGGTGACTTGACGGTAATAACTGAGAAAGAGACCTCTTCAGttgtccctcttttttcctccacctgctttaaataaatccccTTTTGCACTCATTTGATGGTTTCGGAGGAGATGACGATAATATAACCTGTTGGTAAAAATGAAGCAATGGCGTGTTGTAACCTGCGAGTAATGGATGCCGCCGTTAAAGTGGCCTATCTCTAATAGCCTTTTTCATCCCAGTAAACCCTCCAGTTGTCTCATTTCTGTTGTGTCACACCTCAAACAGCTCTAGGTCTTCTTTTAAAAGTGTTccatgaaattgatattgatgATTCAATTCCTTTTTCACAGGCTTTAAACCCGTTGATCTCTCATTGTTGCCTCCTTTACGGGAGTagaaatttaaaaacacaacttcAGTCAAACTTCATTTTACTGTAAAACTTCTGTCcaagggcagcacggtggcttggtggttagcactgtttcctcacagcaagaaggttcccggttcgactcccaggcccggcaggggcctttctgtgtggagtttgcatgttctccccgtgcttgcgtgggttccctccaggtactccggctttctcccacagtccaaaaacatgcgtactaggttaattgatgattctaaattgcccgtaggtgtgagtgtgagtgtgtctggttgtttgtgtgtatgtggtcctgcaatggactggcgacctgtccagggtgtaacccccggcctctcgcctgaaaatgagtttggataggctccagcagacccctgtgaccctgcaaaggataaagcgggtatagataatggatagaTGGAACTTCTGTCCAATATAACCACAGCTGtaacttttttaaattttattaaaTTTGTATACATGCTTAATTAGGAGCATaatcatcagtcaaactttgtcaAGCTTTGAAGCAGAAGCATTTGTGCTTCATCTGTTAATAGCAGCTAACGAAGAAAATATTATATCAAACCCAATTTGGACACTGTTTGTATTGCCCTGCTCACACAAAGATTCTCATTTgtcttctttcattcattcatgcttcTCCTGTTTTCAAGATGCCGCCAAAGTCTGGTATCATGATGCAGTGACACAATCCTCCACATTCCTGTTTTCTACTGGCCAGAAATGATATTTACTGTGCTCTAAAAACATGAAAGACAAGTAATTCATGACTCACTTGAAAGCTAGTTGTTTACTGCCCAGTGCAGTCACATCAGCTCAGATCAGCAcagcattttttatttatgatgCTATAATGAGCCTGACTACACCACACCCTTCTATCTTATCATCTGGGTCAGTCTCCCATCATTCACTTCAGCTAaccatttttttgtatttctttttatctGACATGCTGTCTCCTACTTTCTTCTAttttctgttcataatttttctctTGTCTGCTTTGTTTGAAGCTGGCTTATCTCTGTAATGTTTCAAATACAAACTCAATCAGTATGTgctacacctttttttttttttacttccccTCCTTTTATCCTATCCATGCGACTGATCTTTATTTTGACAAGAATTTAAAGAAAGAGACTGGCCTTTCTATTTGATTTCTTGTATAAAGTGGGTCATCTTAATATTTAATTAATATCCCTGATAGATGGACCTTAATTTAAGTTTGGAATTTGACAAacacccctccttgaaccgccaccttactgtggtggaggggtttgtgtgcccgagtgatcctaggagctatgttgtcgggggcattacgcccctggtagtgtctcccatggcaaacaggtcctaggtgacgggccagactaagagcggttcacaagcttgtcatgaggaggaaaacaacaaggaccgttacgtcgccccgatcggcgtcaccgggacCCCTCCATGGAGCCaagcctggggttggggctcgtaggcgagcgcctggtggccgggtctttgcccgtgggacccggccgggctcagcccgaaacggcgacgtgggcccgccttcccgtaggggCGGGGTGCCTGTTAtgggcggggtgcctcgacgacccaatccctggaccaaaaccctcgcagTGGGGACATGTAATGTCACCTCGCttggggggaaggagccggagcttgtgtgtgaggttgagagataccgactagagatagtcgggctcacctccacacatagcttgggctctggaacacAGCTCCTtaaaaggggctggaccctccactactctggggttgcccagggtgagaggcggcggggtgGTGtgggcctacgggccgaacagcagtgtggagtacccggccttcttggagtccctgggaggagtacttgatagtgctccaactggggattccattgttctactgggggacttcaacgctcacgtggacaatgacagtgatacctggagaggcgtgattgggaggaacggcctccccgatctgaacccgagcggtgttttgttgttggacttctgtgctagtcacagtttgtccataacgaacaccatgttcaggcataagggtgtccatcagtgcacgtggcaccaggacaccctaggccggaggtcaatgatcgactttgttgttgtttcatctgacctttggccgcatgtcttggacacttgggtgaagagaggggctgagctgtcaactgatcaccacctggtggtgagttgggtgCGCTGGCACCTTCGGGTCAGGAAAAGgtctggacagaccgggcagacccaggtgtgggaggagttcggtgagaccatggaggaagactttcggtcggccttgaggaaattctggcggaccgttcggcgcctcagaaaggggaagcagtactctgccggcaccgtttatggtgcaggtggggagctgttgacctcgactggggacatcgtcggacggtggaaggaatactttgaggatctcctcaacccgactgacatgtcttccactgaggaagcagagagtggggactcggggacgtgctcatccatcactcaagccgaggtcactgaggtggttcataagctcctcagtggcaccggggttggatgagattcgccctgagtacctcaagtctctggatgtcgtagggctgtgttggttgacacgcctctgcgacatcgcatggaggaaggggacagtgccgctggagtggcaaaccggggtggtggtccctctctttaaaaagggggaccggagagtgtgctccaactatagggggatcacacttctcagcctccccgggaaagtctacgccagggtactggagagtagattacggccgatagttgaacctcggattcaggaggaacaatgcggtcccggtcgcggaacactggaccagctctatactctccgcagggtgctcgagggttgatgggagtttgcccaaccaatccacatgtgttttgtggatctggagaaggcatttgaccgtgtccctcgtgccattctgtggggggcgctcagtgagtatggagtccggggccctctattaagggctgtccggtctctgtatgatcggagcaggagtttggttcgcattgcctgcagtagatcagacttgttcccggtgcatgttggactccggcagggctgccctttgtcaccggtcctgttcataatttttatggacaggatttctaggcggagccaggggccggaggggatctggtttgggaacctcaggatttcgactctgctttttgcggatgacgttgtcctgttggcttcatcggaccgggaccttcagcatgtgctggggcggtttgaggccgagtgcgacgcggcagggatgagaatcagcacctccaagaccgaggccatggttctccacctgGAAAGGGTGGAGTGCCTTCTCCCGGTGgggggagaagtcctgcctcaggtggaggagttcaagtatctcgggatcttgttcacgagtgagggaacgatggagcgggagacagacggatcagtgcagcgtccgcagttatgcggtcgatgaaccggaccatcgtggtgaagaaggagctgagtcgaaaggcgaagctctcgatttaccggtcaatctacgcacctaccctcacctatggtcacgaactttgggtagtgaccgaaaggacaagatcgtggatacaagcggccgagatgagtttcctccgcagggtggctggacgctcccttagagatagggtgaggagttcggtcacccgggaggagctcggagttgaGCCgttactccttcacattgagaggagtcagctgaggtggcttgggcatctgtaccggatgcctcctggacgcctccctagggaggtgttccaggcatgtcccaccgggaggagaccccggggaagacccaggacacgctgcagagagactatgtctctcggctggcctgggaacgcctcggactcccctcggaagagctggagaaagtgtctggggtgaaggaagtctgggcatccctgttgagactgctgcccccgcgacccgggaacggataagcggcggacgatggatggatggaatttgaCAAACAACATAATGATGTCACTGcacaaaaatgaaagaaaaaaaccctctAGAAAGTGCCAAATGTAAGACTGTGTATGTCTCGGAGATCATCTGCAAAATCGTATGGTTTTATAAAGAGGGATTTTGCAGAAGAGTTGTTGAAAGTGAAGGGTCACATCACTGCAAATATTTCTTAATTTGAACATACTATTGGGCTACATTTATGGTTCTGTTTCTTATTGTTTGACACTGACTGTAGATGTGGATGCGAGCATGGGTGGCTGTGTCTCTGTTTTCGCCCTGGGACGGACTCAAAACCTATGTCATGTTTGTACGGCATGAACTGGGTAAATCTAATAGATGGATATTTTTTGGTGTTAATTTAAAgtagaaaata
Proteins encoded in this window:
- the LOC133452333 gene encoding protein phosphatase 1 regulatory subunit 29-like, with the translated sequence MARRLCLSFLSPTLLFSLLLPALLLLHLPGAVKGDCWLIEGDKGYVWLAICSQNQPPYETIPQHINSTVHDLRLNENKLKAVLFASMFRFANLTDLNLTKNEISYIEDGAFAGQANLQVLQLGYNKMTNLTEGMLRGLGRMQCLFLQHNLIEVIATNAFWECPNLSSLDLSSNKLARLDPSTFTVLSRLMVCELAGNPFHCGCELYSFLTWLEEFNNVTHTYDRLQCETPQEMTGYPLLSPVAGHGRNARYVLLSICRDGVIIPGMTSQMPDADGSGLGLDNSDQGLNHQPTPLSTADPSYNHQISMKLQTVSFFTASVMVQIPRPYSKMYILSQYNHTYVADIRPLKNKNEIITLDKLKPHTNYTLCVASASKSQRYNHTCLSFTTRAMGPEDQRTNPSTTTHYIMTILGCLFGMVIVLGFVYYCLRRRRIHEEKEKAISVKKTILEMRYGPEAAAAVVNDPGAMQRLQEQAHHQHHHLGGAGSKLPPSASSSTGMLHGSANTTSSRLSTLPQVEKMATAFSEAMSGKGHYMDVRTTGKAGEGREGVVAAAGQGVAGEVMVDMLNEAENGTEGVEDSDDDDRGSASEISTIAKEVDKVNQIINNCIDALKLDASSNVVTTADNSNSTSSSQPPCIASLPRNLLPLSPGHPGDQIMASSPKVHPKSQSHLQPQIQSHPQSHPQLHQQPHPPSMAPVPLVMPLSERPGISGGGFLSPPYRDPPPANAARPLQRQLSADTNVVKNRCGTPAAGSVKNTRVFSVDIPEPRNEPPKYPTEKNSPVGCGGGVGNGGGGGGVGGCNGNEKGNLNGGGVSLNGSGIGCTNGNGGGRGVIGPGQQQHHLEVQPDYHSSEHRHSFPALYYEGDNDSPSPAQKASFLKPLGRTKREATATYSQLSPSRHHNYNSGYSSSPEYSSESTLRIWERFRPYKKSPREEASYIAAGHALRKKVQFAKDEDLHDILDYWKGVSAQQKL